The sequence GCAAGGCCAGGGCGTTGATCACCTCGTGGTTTGAGCGGGTCTCTCCAGGACGGTCGATAACGGCGGGACCATAGAGCACCCGGACGTGGCCGCCGCGGGTATAATAGTCATTGTGCTCGAGAAACATGGTGGCCGGCAGGACGATATCGGCGAAGTCGGCCGTCTCGGTCATGAACTGCTCGTGCACAACCAGGAACAGGTCGTCCCGCGCCAGTCCCCGGTGGGTCAGCGTCTGGTCGGGGGCGACCGAGGCCGGATTGGTATTCTGCACAATCATGGCCTTGACCGGACCGCCACCCTTAAGCGCCCTGGCGTCGCCAGTCAGGATCGGGCCGATTTCGGACATGTCGAGCCAACGCGGCTCGCCTTTTTGCAGCGCAGCGCCCGTGATGGCGGACTTGTCGAGCTGCCAGGTGCCCGAATTGGAATGGAGCGCGCCGCCGCCGCGGTGCTGCCAGGCGCCGGTCATGGCCGGAATACACATGGCGGCATGCATGGCGGTGGCGCCGTTGCGCTGGCGGGTGAAGCCATAGCCCATGCGGAAATAGGATCGCGGCGTGGTGCCGACCAGATGGGCGAATGCCGTGATCTGTTCGACGGTCAGGCCGGTGATGTCGGCGGCCCATTGCGGCGTACGCGCGGCGAGGTGGGCTTCGAAGTCGGGCCCGAAGTCGGTGTATTTTGCCATATAGGCGCGGTCGGCGAGGTTGTCCCGCAGCAGTACATGCATGACGGCAACGGCAAGCGCGCCATCGGTCCCGGGGCGGACCACCAGGCCCAGATCGGCCTGGGCCATGGTGGCGGTCTCGTAGATGTCGATGACGACAACCTTGGCGCCGCGCTCCTTCTTGGCGCGCATGGCGTGGGTCATGACGTTGACCTGCGTATGCACAGCGTTGGTGCCCCAGATCACCACGCAATCGCTCTCGGCCATCTGTTCGGGATTGACCCCGCCCAGCATGCCGGTGCCGGCGATGTAACCGGGCCAGGATGTGCCCGTGCAGATGGTATCGTATTGACGCGAATAGCCCTTGGCGGCGCGCAGGCGGTCGATGCCGTCGCGATGCACATGGCCCATGGTGCCGGCATAGTAGTAGGGCCAGATGGCTTCGGCGCCGTGTTCGGCCTCAACCTGGCTGAACCGCGCAGCGATTTCGTCGAGCGCCTCGTCCCAGCTGATGCGTTCGAACTGGCCGCTGCCCTTGGGGCCGGTGCGGCGCAAGGGATGCATAAGGCGGTGTGGGTGATGCACCCGTTCGGCGTAGCGGGCGACCTTCTCGCAGATCACGCTGGCGGTATAGGGATCGTCCTTGGCGCCGCGCACGCGACCGATGGTACTGCCGTCGATGATGTCGACGTCCAGCGCGCAGGCGGAGGGACAATCGTGCGGGCAGACCGAACGGGCAGTGCGGATGACGACGGGCTGGTTCATGGGCCCAAGGTAACGAACCGCGGGCTCGGGCTCAATTGAATTGGGTTGATGGTGGCCATCAGCCCAATGAATGCCGGGCTTGGTTCCCTAGCCGAGATCTTAACGACGTTTAAGATCTCGTTATGGTAAACCAATCGTAAAGATGTAGATTGCTTGCGTCATTGCTTTGAGGGGAATGTCGATGTCCGATCTCAATGTTCAGCTCGCGCGCGCGGTCAAAACCAGCGCCATTTACGATCTTGTCACCTGCCTGCCGCTGGCCCTGCCCGGTGTCGCCAGTGTCTATCTCATGGTCCTCGATACGGTTAACGGTGCCGTTGGACTTGGCGGCCAGGTGGGCGAACTTTCGCCGCTGGCGATGATGTTCATCAATTTCCTGGGCTCGCTGATCTCGATCTGGGCGGTCTTGCGCCTGATCAATCCCAGCTGGGCCAACGGGCTGACCGACGTAGCGGTCCGTACGTTATTCTCGATCGCCATGCTCAATGCCATTTTCCACGGCGTCCCAGGCTTGGTGGCCGTGCTCTGGGTCTGCGAGCTTGGCCTGCTGCTGGTTCAGGCCTATCTGGTGCACCGGGTGTGGCGGGCCGAACATGCCGCCGTGCGCCCGACCTCGGCGGCCACATTCCCGAGCCACGCACCGGCGGAATGATCGACTCAAGCGTCAAAACCGCCAAAATGCAAAGGGTCCCGGGATATCGTCCCGGGACCCTTTTTTCTTAACTGCAACCGCCGCCTAGAGCGTGGCAAAGGCCTTGGTCGAGGTTTCTGCGTTGCGGCGGGCGCGGTTGGTGGCATGGATGGCCAGTTGGGCTGCGCCGGAATGGAACTGCGAGAAGGTAACGCGCTGGGCGTCGTGGGTGGCGATCGTCACACCGCGCCAATTGGGACGGACGGCGCGGACGTCGGACCAGGCGATCTTGGTTTCACGACCCAGGGCACTGCGGTGTTCGAGGAGGGTGTTGTTCCAGCGCACGCGCGTGAACAGGCCGCCCAGCCCGATCGCGAGGGCCCCTGCCCCCAACATGACCGAGGCGATGAAGGTGGCGATCATCTGCGCCGCTTCCACATGCTTGGTGCCGCCGATGACGATGATGGCGCTCATCAAAACGACGGCGAGCGCGGCCGCACCATAGCAGGCGAAATATTCGACCATCGACGGCCGCAGCTCGGACCAGCCATCCACACTCACGGCTTCCTCGCTCTGCACCAGGCGGAGGGCCAGAAAGGCGGCGTAGCCGAACGCTACCACGCCGGCTGCGCGGGCCAGCGGCAGGCCGGCGGTGAAGGGAATGTATTTCAGCACGATCAGCGAAACGATCACGAATAGTGGCACAGCCACTTCCTGCCAGCGCAAGGGCACTATCTGCTCTCCAACAATTCTGGGGGCCGGCGACGCTAGATCGGCATATACAAGCGGAATCTACCAAGCTTGTCTGATTTGACCATTAACAATTTTGGGAGTGCACCGCCTTCAAGTGGAACCTCAGCATTTTTGCAACAGGTACCGCGGGTTGAGATTTTGATTCAAACGCTTCGCGTGGCGATTCAAGGCGATGGCGGCGCGATTCAGATGACCGTTCCAAGTAACTGGTACGCCACGGCAATTGGACAGCATGGAGCCTTCCGGGCCACTGGAGTGGCCCGGAACGCCAGGATCAGCTCGGGGCGCCAACTGCCGCGGCAGTGGCATTTTCCTCTGCGGCGAGCTCGGCCTCCGGCTCCTTGCGCAGCGTCGTCGCCAATGGGATCTCGCGGAGCAACAGCGATAGACCGAAGGCGATGATCGCGGCTCCTGCAGCGGTGAGGAACACCGGATGCAGTGCGGCAGCGAAGCCATCGAGCACCTGGGCGCGCACCGTTTCGGGCAGCGCCTGGATAGCCTGCGCGTTGAATGAACCGCCACCGGATGGCGCCGCGTCGCCAAGCTGGCTGGCCAGGCCGGTCGAGAAGATCGCGCCAAAGACCGAGACGCCGATCGAACCTCCGATCTGGCGGAACAGCGTCGTGCCGGCGGTGGCGACACCGACCAGCGCGCGCGGCACCGCGTTCTGCGTGGCGGTGACACTGACGCTGTTGACCGGGCCAATGCCGATGCCGACGATGAACATGTAGAGCGCGATCTGCCAGTCTGGCGTGTCGAGCTGCATGATGCCGAGCAACAGCAGGCCGACGAACAGGATCGCGGTAGCGAGGACCGGGAGGACGCGGTAGCGCCCGGTCCTGCTCATGACGAAACCCGACAGCGTGGAAGCGCCGATCAGGCCGACCATCATAGGCAACAGCTGGAAGGCTGAATTGGTGGGCGACACGCCCTTGGCGATTTGCAGGTACATGGGCAGGAAGGTGATCGAGCCGAACATCGCCATGCCGACCAGGAAGCCCACGGCATTGGTGACCAGGAAGGTGTTGTTGGCGAACAGTTGCAGCGGCAGTACCGGCTCGGCGGCCCGGGTTTCGACCCAGATGAAGGCCCCGAGGGCAGCGACGGACAGGGCCACGAGGCCCAGGATCTGTGCCGACAGCCATGGGAAGGTATTGCCACCCAGGCTGGTGGCCAGCACGAAGGCCGACAGGGCCGTCGTGAGCAGGGCAAAGCCCATATAGTCGACCTTGTGGGCGACGCGGGTGGCCCTTGGCTTGAGCGCAAAGCCAATGACGGCAAGCGCCAGCACGCCCAGCGGCAGGTTGATGATGAAAATCCAGTGCCAGCTCAGGTGCTCGACGATGAAACCACCCAGCAACGGCCCCACCACCGTGGCGACACCAAAGACGGCGCCGAAAATGCCCTGGATCTTGCCGCGCTGGCGCGGGGGAATGACGTCGGCCACCACAGTCATGGCCACGACCATGAGGCCGCCGCCGCCCAGCCCTTGAACGATGCGGGCGAAGATAAGGAAGTTCATGGAATTGGCGAAGGCAGACAGTCCTGCCCCAGCAAGGAAGATGACAATGGCCGCCTGCAGAACGATCTTGCGACCGTAGAGATCGCCGAGCTTGCCATAGATGGGCGCCACGACGGTGGAACTGAGGAGGTAGGCAATGACCACCCAGGTCAGGTGGTCCAGGCCACCCAATTCACTGACGATGGTCGGAAGCGCGGTGGAAACGATGGTCTGGCCAAGCGAGGCCAGAAGCAGCGTCACCGCCACCGCGCCGATGATGAGCCCCACCGACTGGGCCTGTGGCTCGCCAGTGCTGGCAGCGGATTGTGCAGGGTGCGACATTGGTTGATCCTTTGAACAAGGGGAGCAGGGAGTCGCGCCCACTTGCGGCATGAATTATTGCGGCATATATCTGCCCACAGCAATTGCATGTCAATGGCACGCAATTGCTGTGAGCATGCGAAAATATGAGAACTGCCATGAACCGGCCGGGAAACATCGACATCAACACCCTGCTCCGCAAGGCGGGGATTGCGGAAGAAACGGCCGACGCCGTGATCGGCATAGATGCTCTGCTGCAGAACTGGCGACGGCGGGCGATGAAGCGCGAACTGGGGCACCGTGCGCTGGTCGACCTCAAGATCGGCATCGACCTGGCGCAATATGACGTACTGGTCGCCATCGAGGCGCCGGTGGGCGAGTTTGGCGAAACCCTCGGTACCGAGACCATGGTGGCCACAGTGGCGGAGCGGCTGAACATCGACCCATCGCGCGCCAGCCGCGTGGTCAGCGAAATGGTCGAGTTAGGCTATGCAAGACGGGCGGTCAGCCAGGCTGACGCAAGGCGAACGATTATCGAGCTGACCGATGCCGGGCGAACGATCGTCGAGGCAGTGCGCGCCTACAAGTTCCTGATCATGGGCGATTTCCTCAGCAGCTGGACTGCCGAAGACCTGGCGGTCTTCATGCCGCTGCTGCGCAAGTTCGGGCATTGGTCGGAAAACAGCGAACAGGCAGCGGACAAATTCGCGGACGATATTGCGCTGCTGGCGCAACAGATTGCTGCCGGTCGCAAGCAGGCCGAGCCCGTCTGACTGGACCGACTCGCCGTCGCTCCATAAGCATGCTGGCCCTTGGGAGGGGATCATGGGCCAGTCGACACGGATGCCGGTCACGGCAATGCTTGGCGCGAGCGTTTTCTGCTCGGGCGTCACCTTTGCGGCGACCATGCCATATGGCGCAATTGTCGGCATTGAGACGCTCGGCCTCAGCAACGAACATTACGCAGCGATGGTGTCGATCAGTTCGCTGGTGGGCGCGCTGGTCACCATGTTCATCGGCTACGCCTCGGATCGCCTTCCCGACCGCCGCATCCTGGTGCTTATGGCGGCGGTTGCCGGCGCGACAGGCATGGGGCTGGTCTATTTCGGCCGGTCCCAAATGGCCTTCATCGTGGCGATCACGGTGATCTGGCCGTTCGGCTTTGCCATGTTCTCGCAGAACTTCGCCTATGTGCGGGTCTACTACAATGCGCGCGCGCCGGAGCGGGCCCACTTCATGATCACTGCGCTGCGCACCGTCTTCTCGGTGGCGTGGGTCATCGTGCCACCGCTGGCTGGCTATATCGCCGCGCTATATTCGGTCTTCGACGTGTTCCTGCTGTCGGCCCTGGCCTATCTGGCCTGTGGCGTGATTTTTGCCGCGATGATGACAGATCCCGCTACCCGGATCGCTGCCGCGCCCATCGCCGCCCGGGACGCGACAGGCATGCGCGGCTTTTTGCCGACGCCCATTATTGCGGGGCTGGTGGGTATCCTGATCATCAACATCGCGATGCGGCTGGTGGGGCTCGCCATGCCGCTATCGATCGTGACGCGGCTGGGTGGCACCGTAGGCGATGTCGGCATATATGCCGGCATCGCGGCGGCACTCGAAATTCCGTTCATGCTGATGTGGGGTTACCTCGGGCGCTGGCTGACGCGCGAGGCCATCATCATCGGCAATGGTCTGCTGCTCGGCGTCTATATCCTGCTGGTGTCGCAGGCCCGCTCGGTCATGGATGTGTTCCTGCTGCAGGCCATCAACGGCATTGCCGCCGCGGCCTTGCTGTCGGTGACCATCAGCTACATGCAGGACGCGATCAAAGGCCGCGTAGGCCTGTCCACCTCCCTGATGGATGTGGTTGGGATCAGCGCGACACTGGCGGGTGCCGCAGTTTTTGGCGTGTTGAGTGCGGGCGGCGACTATCAGCTGCTGCTGGTGGCGGCCGCCGGCTTTGCCGTTGTCGGCGGACTGGTGATGCTGGCCGGGAATACCAGACAGCTGCGGATGGCCCCCGCCGATTAACAGGCACTTAACTTGACCGGGACCGGCTGAGCCACAATATTGTGATTGACAGTCCGCAACCCGGACAACCAGGCCCAATCGACCAGCGGGAGGCTAGCCGAATGGACGTGTTTGCTAGCGAGACCGCGCCTTTCGCAGTGGCCATCGGGGTGACGCTTGCCATTGCGGCTATCGAGTTGCTGGGACTGCTGCTGGGTACGCAACCGTCGGCCATGGTCGACAGCGCCCTGCCCGATCTCGATACCGATATTCCCGATGTCGAACTCGGGCCGCTCAGCCAATCGTTGAGCTGGCTGAGCTTCGGCAGGCTGCCGGCACTTGTCGTGCTCATTCTCCTCACTGCCAGTTTCGGACTATGCGGCTTTGCCCTGCAGGAGGCGCTGCGGCAGGTGTTGGGCTTCGCACTCGATCCCTGGCTTGCCAGTATTCCGGCGGCGATCGGCGCGGTGTTCGTCACCCGTCATGTCGGTCTCGCCATCGCGCGCATCATGCCCAAGGAAGAGACCGAGGCGGTCAGCACCAAAGCCTTTGTCGGCCGGGTGGCTACGGTTTTTCGCGGGGTTGCCGGACCCGGTGCGCCCGCCGAGGCCAAGCTGACCGACATTCACGGAAAGACGCATTACCTGCTGATCGAGCCGGAGGACGGTGAGACCGTGATGCCCGAGGGCTCCGAAGTCGTCATCATTCGCCAGCAAGGCTCGGTCTACCGCGCCATCAGCAAACTGAAGCCGGCCAACTGATGCCGCAGACGTTCCGGGCGCCAGCAGCAGTTGAAACGGGGCCGCCGCCCGTGGCGACACCACCGCCCGCAGTAGCCGACCCGCCTGCCGTATCGCCGACCACGACGACCACCGCCCAACCAACGCCGCCAACCCCGATCCAGGAGTTCAGCCCCGTGTCCCAGTCCCTCTACGATATCCTGATCATGATCGCCGTAATCCTGGTGGCGCTGTTCGCCATCGGCATGGTGTTTTCGCGCCTCTATCAGCGTTCCAGCAAGGAAGTCAGCTTCGTGCGCACCGGCTTCGGCGGGCAGAAGGTGATCATGAATGGTGGTGCGCTGGTGTTCCCGGTGCTGCATGAGCAGATCCCGGTCAACATGAACACGCTGCGGCTCGAAGTGCGCCGCGCCGCCGACCAGGCCCTGATCACCAAGGACCGCATGCGCGTGGACGTACAGGCCGAATTCTATGTGCGGGTGCAGCCCGTAGTGGAATCGATCGCCAATGCCGCGCAGACGCTTGGCCGGCGCACCATGGAGCCGGGCGCCCTCAAGGAGCTGGTGGAAGGCAAGTTCGTGGACGCGCTGCGCGCCGTGGCAGCCGAAATGGCGATGGAAG comes from Devosia oryziradicis and encodes:
- a CDS encoding molybdopterin-containing oxidoreductase family protein — protein: MNQPVVIRTARSVCPHDCPSACALDVDIIDGSTIGRVRGAKDDPYTASVICEKVARYAERVHHPHRLMHPLRRTGPKGSGQFERISWDEALDEIAARFSQVEAEHGAEAIWPYYYAGTMGHVHRDGIDRLRAAKGYSRQYDTICTGTSWPGYIAGTGMLGGVNPEQMAESDCVVIWGTNAVHTQVNVMTHAMRAKKERGAKVVVIDIYETATMAQADLGLVVRPGTDGALAVAVMHVLLRDNLADRAYMAKYTDFGPDFEAHLAARTPQWAADITGLTVEQITAFAHLVGTTPRSYFRMGYGFTRQRNGATAMHAAMCIPAMTGAWQHRGGGALHSNSGTWQLDKSAITGAALQKGEPRWLDMSEIGPILTGDARALKGGGPVKAMIVQNTNPASVAPDQTLTHRGLARDDLFLVVHEQFMTETADFADIVLPATMFLEHNDYYTRGGHVRVLYGPAVIDRPGETRSNHEVINALALRLGLDDNTFKTIDRDVVAETFRRSGYPPLENVEKTGFVDRERPDAVARFAEGFAWPDKRFRFAPNWQDVADKKGYIWTCDPADMPRFADHWAITEATDAEHPFRLATSPARAFLNSSFNETPGSQKREGVPSVFIHPDDAARLGIQDGQFVSVGNRRGSVDLTARIRSGLPTGVLIAEGLHQNKAHRGGRGINTLTNATPAPPFGGAAFHDAAVWIRRAD
- a CDS encoding MDR family MFS transporter, which encodes MSHPAQSAASTGEPQAQSVGLIIGAVAVTLLLASLGQTIVSTALPTIVSELGGLDHLTWVVIAYLLSSTVVAPIYGKLGDLYGRKIVLQAAIVIFLAGAGLSAFANSMNFLIFARIVQGLGGGGLMVVAMTVVADVIPPRQRGKIQGIFGAVFGVATVVGPLLGGFIVEHLSWHWIFIINLPLGVLALAVIGFALKPRATRVAHKVDYMGFALLTTALSAFVLATSLGGNTFPWLSAQILGLVALSVAALGAFIWVETRAAEPVLPLQLFANNTFLVTNAVGFLVGMAMFGSITFLPMYLQIAKGVSPTNSAFQLLPMMVGLIGASTLSGFVMSRTGRYRVLPVLATAILFVGLLLLGIMQLDTPDWQIALYMFIVGIGIGPVNSVSVTATQNAVPRALVGVATAGTTLFRQIGGSIGVSVFGAIFSTGLASQLGDAAPSGGGSFNAQAIQALPETVRAQVLDGFAAALHPVFLTAAGAAIIAFGLSLLLREIPLATTLRKEPEAELAAEENATAAAVGAPS
- a CDS encoding MarR family winged helix-turn-helix transcriptional regulator, with protein sequence MNRPGNIDINTLLRKAGIAEETADAVIGIDALLQNWRRRAMKRELGHRALVDLKIGIDLAQYDVLVAIEAPVGEFGETLGTETMVATVAERLNIDPSRASRVVSEMVELGYARRAVSQADARRTIIELTDAGRTIVEAVRAYKFLIMGDFLSSWTAEDLAVFMPLLRKFGHWSENSEQAADKFADDIALLAQQIAAGRKQAEPV
- a CDS encoding MFS transporter: MGQSTRMPVTAMLGASVFCSGVTFAATMPYGAIVGIETLGLSNEHYAAMVSISSLVGALVTMFIGYASDRLPDRRILVLMAAVAGATGMGLVYFGRSQMAFIVAITVIWPFGFAMFSQNFAYVRVYYNARAPERAHFMITALRTVFSVAWVIVPPLAGYIAALYSVFDVFLLSALAYLACGVIFAAMMTDPATRIAAAPIAARDATGMRGFLPTPIIAGLVGILIINIAMRLVGLAMPLSIVTRLGGTVGDVGIYAGIAAALEIPFMLMWGYLGRWLTREAIIIGNGLLLGVYILLVSQARSVMDVFLLQAINGIAAAALLSVTISYMQDAIKGRVGLSTSLMDVVGISATLAGAAVFGVLSAGGDYQLLLVAAAGFAVVGGLVMLAGNTRQLRMAPAD
- a CDS encoding YqiJ family protein; this translates as MDVFASETAPFAVAIGVTLAIAAIELLGLLLGTQPSAMVDSALPDLDTDIPDVELGPLSQSLSWLSFGRLPALVVLILLTASFGLCGFALQEALRQVLGFALDPWLASIPAAIGAVFVTRHVGLAIARIMPKEETEAVSTKAFVGRVATVFRGVAGPGAPAEAKLTDIHGKTHYLLIEPEDGETVMPEGSEVVIIRQQGSVYRAISKLKPAN